From one Marmota flaviventris isolate mMarFla1 chromosome 1, mMarFla1.hap1, whole genome shotgun sequence genomic stretch:
- the Blvra gene encoding biliverdin reductase A — translation MNAEPEKKFGVVVVGVGRAGSVRIRDLRNPHPSSAFLNLIGFVSRRDLGSIDEVQQISLEDALSSQEVEVAYICNESTSHEDYIRKFLNAGKHVLVEYPMTLSLAAAQELWELAEQKGKVLHEEHIELLMEEFAFLKKEVVGKELLKGSLLFTAGPLEKERFGFPAFSGISRLTWLVSLFGELSLVSATLEERKEDQYMKMTVHLETENKCPLSWIEEKGPGLKRNRYLSFHFKSGSLENVPNVGVNKNIFLKDQNMFVQKLLGQFSEKELAAEKKRILHCLSLAEEIQKYCLPKK, via the exons CCCGAGAAGAAGTTTGGCGTGGTGGTGGTTGGTGTTGGCAGAGCCGGCTCTGTCAGGATAAGGGACTTGCGGAATCCACATCCTTCCTCAGCGTTTCTGAACTTGATCGGTTTCGTGTCCAG ACGGGACCTTGGGAGCATTGATGAAGTGCAGCAGATATCTTTGGAAGATGCTCTTTCCAGCCAAGAAGTGGAGGTTGCCTACATCTGCAACGAAAGCACCAGTCATGAGGACTACATCAG GAAGTTCCTGAATGCTGGCAAGCATGTCCTTGTGGAATATCCCATGACGCTGTCTTTAGCAGCAGCTCAGGAATTGTGGGAGCTGGCCGAGCAGAAAG GAAAAGTCTTGCATGAGGAGCATATTGAACTGTTGATGGAGGAATTTGCTTTCCTGAAAAAAGAAGTGGTGGGAAAAGAACTGCTGAAAGGGTCTCTCCTCTTCACAG CTGGCCCTTTGGAAAAAGAACGGTTTGGCTTCCCTGCATTCAGTGGCATCTCTCGCCTGACCTGGCTGGTCTCTCTCTTTGGGGAGCTCTCCCTTGTGTCTGCCACTTTGGAAGAGCGAAAAGAAGATCAGTATATGAAAATGACTGTGCACTTGGAGACTGAAAACAAATG TCCACTGTCATGGATTGAAGAGAAAGGACCTGGTCTAAAACGAAACAGATATTTAAGCTTCCATTTCAAATCTGGGTCCCTGGAGAATGTGCCAAATGTAGGTGTCAATAAGAACATTTTCCTAAAAGATCAAAATATGTTTGTCCAGAAACTCTTAGGCCAGTTCTCTGAGAAGGAACTGGCAGCTGAAAAGAAGCGCATCCTGCACTGCCTGTCTCTTGCAGAAGAAATCCAGAAATACTGCCTTCCAAAGAAGTGA